From Brachionichthys hirsutus isolate HB-005 chromosome 7, CSIRO-AGI_Bhir_v1, whole genome shotgun sequence, the proteins below share one genomic window:
- the fgf8a gene encoding fibroblast growth factor 8, with protein sequence MRPIPSRLSYLFLHFFAFCYYAQVTNQSPPNFTQHVSEQSKVTDRVSRRLIRIYQLYSRTSGKHVQVLPNKKINAMAEDGDVHAKLIVETDTFGSRVRIKGAETGFYICMNKRGKLIGKKTGQGRDCIFTEIVLENNYTALRNARYEGWYMAFTRRGRPRKGSRTRQHQREVHFMKRLPKGQQPPHASQRHPFDFVHYPFNKRTKRTRHSSKR encoded by the exons ATGCGGCCCATCCCATCCAGACTGAGCTATCT GTTCCTGCACTTCTTTGCATTTTGCTACTACGCTCAG GTAACCAATCAGTCCCCGCCTAATTTCACGCAGCATGTAAGCGAGCAGAGCAAGGTGACGGACCGCGTGAGCCGCAGGTTGATCCGGATCTACCAGCTGTACAGCCGGACGAGCGGCAAACATGTGCAGGTCCTGCCCAACAAGAAGATCAACGCCATGGCCGAGGATGGAGACGTGCACG CTAAACTCATTGTGGAAACGGACACCTTTGGGAGCCGCGTGCGCATCAAGGGAGCCGAGACGGGCTTCTACATCTGCATGAACAAAAGGGGGAAGCTCATTGGCAAG AAAACCGGCCAGGGGCGCGACTGCATCTTCACGGAGATCGTTCTGGAGAACAACTACACGGCGCTGAGGAACGCTCGCTACGAGGGGTGGTACATGGCCTTCACCCGCCGCGGGAGGCCACGGAAAGGCTCGCGGACGCGTCAGCATCAGCGAGAGGTCCACTTCATGAAGAGGCTGCCAAAggggcagcagcccccccaCGCGAGCCAGCGCCATCCCTTCGATTTCGTCCACTACCCCTTTAATAAAAGGACTAAACGTACGAGACACTCGTCGAAGCGttga